The proteins below come from a single Danio aesculapii chromosome 25, fDanAes4.1, whole genome shotgun sequence genomic window:
- the fibina gene encoding fin bud initiation factor a, with amino-acid sequence MWTSPVSGRSDIRRGQKRSIMLPFALCLFLLPLCGAVYEGPLLPEMSNGTFHHFFVPDGDYEETEDPEKCQMLFKWIDRRPCPLEEDQDTVIREDFIIVKQQIEDAARVLETLGKSISFDLDGEDSYGKYLKREIEQIGEAFTNVEKSLLELESKFKLSQETEQREESEFSSNFIKPVYDVRETLQETLDISSGLKDKHELISLIVRSHGSRLSRLKNDYLNV; translated from the coding sequence ATGTGGACATCGCCTGTGTCAGGCCGGTCAGACATCCGCCGTGGACAGAAGCGATCTATCATGTTACCTTTTGCCCTCTGCCTGTTTTTACTGCCTCTTTGTGGCGCGGTCTACGAGGGACCTTTGCTCCCCGAAATGTCCAATGGGACTTTTCACCACTTCTTCGTCCCGGACGGCGATTATGAGGAGACTGAAGACCCCGAGAAGTGTCAGATGCTCTTCAAATGGATCGACCGCAGACCGTGTCCCCTGGAGGAGGACCAGGACACGGTTATTAGAGAGGATTTCATCATAGTAAAACAGCAGATTGAAGACGCGGCGCGCGTTTTGGAGACTCTCGGAAAGAGCATCTCGTTTGATCTGGACGGAGAGGACAGCTACGGGAAATATCTGAAACGAGAGATCGAGCAGATCGGCGAGGCTTTCACAAACGTGGAGAAATCTCTGCTGGAGCTGGAGAGCAAATTCAAGCTGAGCCAGGAGACGGAGCAGAGAGAGGAGAGCGAGTTCAGCAGTAACTTCATCAAGCCTGTGTATGATGTGAGGGAAACGCTGCAGGAGACGCTGGACATCTCATCCGGACTCAAGGATAAACACGAGCTCATCTCTCTGATCGTGAGGAGTCACGGCTCCAGGCTAAGCAGACTGAAAAATGACTATCTGAATGTTTAG